One window of the Nicotiana tabacum cultivar K326 chromosome 4, ASM71507v2, whole genome shotgun sequence genome contains the following:
- the LOC142180358 gene encoding anaerobic nitrite reductase MHB1-like, with protein sequence MSSFTEEQEALVLKSWDSMKKNAGEWGLKLFLKIFEIAPSAKKLFSFLKDSNVPLEQNAKLKPHAKSVFVMTCEAAVQLRKAGKVVVRDSTLKKLGAAHFKYGVADEHFEVTKFALLETIKEAVPDMWSVDMKNAWGEAFDQLVNGIKTEMK encoded by the exons ATGAGTAGCTTTACAGAAGAACAAGAAGCTCTGGTTCTCAAGTCATGGGATTCCATGAAAAAGAATGCCGGAGAATGGGGTCTCAAACTCTTTCTCAA GATATTTGAGATTGCACCATCGGCCAAGAAATTGTTCTCATTCCTCAAAGATTCAAATGTGCCCTTGGAGCAAAAtgccaaactcaagcctcatgcTAAGTCTGTCTTTGTTATG ACTTGTGAAGCCGCAGTTCAACTTAGAAAAGCAGGAAAAGTAGTGGTGAGGGATTCGACTCTCAAAAAGTTGGGTGCTGCGCACTTCAAATACGGCGTCGCTGATGAGCACTTTGAG GTAACAAAGTTTGCCTTGTTGGAGACAATCAAAGAAGCTGTTCCAGATATGTGGAGCGTTGATATGAAGAATGCGTGGGGTGAGGCCTTTGATCAGTTGGTCAATGGTATCAAGACCGAGATGAAGTAG